The following are encoded in a window of Streptomyces sp. Go-475 genomic DNA:
- a CDS encoding cysteine hydrolase, with amino-acid sequence MPSYEELSALLDPDTTVLLTVECQEGVVGEGGALPELAEAARSSGMLAHVARLVAAAHACGVQVVHAVAERRPDGRGSSRNARLFRAAARLPVQQLTGTPAVRVAAPIEVTEEDLVVRRLHGLSPLQGTDLDPLLRNLGCRTLIVTGVSANVAIPNAVFDAVNRGYTVVVPADAIAGVPSDYTPAMIRHTLALVATVATTDEVLASLGRRGGVRRA; translated from the coding sequence GATCCGGACACCACCGTGCTGCTCACCGTCGAATGCCAGGAGGGTGTCGTCGGGGAGGGCGGCGCGCTGCCCGAGCTCGCCGAAGCGGCCCGCTCCAGCGGCATGCTCGCCCACGTGGCCCGCCTGGTGGCCGCCGCCCACGCGTGCGGTGTCCAGGTCGTGCACGCCGTCGCCGAGCGCCGGCCCGACGGCCGCGGTTCCAGCCGCAACGCCCGTCTCTTCCGCGCCGCCGCCCGCCTGCCCGTCCAGCAGCTGACCGGCACGCCGGCGGTGCGCGTGGCCGCCCCGATCGAGGTCACGGAGGAGGACCTCGTCGTACGGCGCCTGCACGGCCTGTCGCCCCTCCAGGGCACCGACCTCGACCCGCTGCTGCGCAACCTGGGCTGCCGCACGCTGATCGTCACCGGCGTCTCGGCCAACGTGGCGATACCCAACGCCGTGTTCGACGCGGTGAACCGCGGCTACACGGTCGTCGTCCCGGCCGACGCCATCGCGGGGGTGCCCTCGGACTACACCCCCGCGATGATCCGCCACACCCTCGCGTTGGTCGCCACGGTCGCGACCACGGACGAGGTGCTGGCGTCTCTGGGGCGTCGGGGCGGGGTCAGGCGAGCGTGA